One region of Flavobacterium pisciphilum genomic DNA includes:
- the infB gene encoding translation initiation factor IF-2 produces MSEERVIRINKVLRELNISLERAVDYLKDKGIAIDANPNAKISNQEFNILQSQFAGDKGNKEASKEVGEEKRKEKEALRVEREKEIEDKRKQDEERQKQQEVIKARAVVTAPVQVGKINLNPKKPAIIPNTPSVAAEPEKVETPKEVVKEEKPVEKEVVQPVQPPVAVTEKKEEKPVVEKKEVKPEVVVPVEKAPVAKTEPAVVTPPVEESITTQYQKLSGTTLTGQTIDLSQFNKPKKKKEDPKITPNKPGAPGAANNANKNKRKRIVPKPGAPRPATPPGTPNPNKITPNTGGAGGGFNANRSSRPGFVKGNRPAIVAKVEPTEEEVKNQIRETLEKLQGKGGKSKAAKYRRDKRDTHRQKSDDEQRALDEGSKTIKVTEFVTVGEIAIMMDVPITKVIGTCMSLGIMVTMNQRLDAETLTIVADEFGYEVEFITVDIEEAIEVVEDREEDLVVRAPIVTVMGHVDHGKTSLLDYIRKENVIAGESGGITQHIGAYGVTLDNGQKIAFLDTPGHEAFTAMRARGAQVTDVAIIVIAADDDIMPQTKEAISHAQAAGVPIIFAINKVDKPNANPEKIKEKLASMNLLVEDWGGKIQSHDISAKTGLGVKELLEKVLLEAEILDLKSNPNKPAQGTVVEAFLDKGKGYVSTILVQHGTLKIGDYMLAGKHHGKIKAMHDERGHTVLEAGPSTPVSVLGLDGAATAGDKFNVFADEKEAKQIASKRSQLMREQSVRTQRHITLDEIGRRIALGQFKELNVILKGDVDGSVEALSDSFSKLSTEEIQINIIHKGVGAITETDVMLASASDAIIIGFNVRPAGNARQLADKEEIDIRYYSIIYAAIDDLKDAMEGMLAPEMKEEVLGTAEIREIFKISKVGSIAGCMVMDGKIARNSKIRVIRDGVVVFTGELLALKRFKDDVKEVSKGYDCGIQIKNFNDIEERDVIEAYHEVAIKKKLK; encoded by the coding sequence ATGTCTGAAGAGAGAGTAATAAGAATAAACAAGGTTTTAAGGGAATTAAATATTTCATTAGAAAGAGCTGTGGATTATCTAAAAGATAAGGGAATTGCTATTGATGCAAATCCAAACGCAAAAATTTCTAATCAGGAATTTAATATCCTACAAAGCCAATTTGCGGGCGATAAGGGAAATAAGGAGGCTTCTAAAGAAGTTGGTGAGGAAAAGAGAAAAGAGAAAGAAGCATTGCGTGTAGAGCGCGAAAAAGAAATTGAAGACAAACGCAAACAAGACGAAGAGCGCCAAAAACAACAAGAGGTTATAAAAGCGAGAGCTGTTGTAACTGCTCCTGTTCAAGTTGGTAAAATTAATCTAAATCCAAAAAAACCTGCAATTATTCCAAACACTCCTTCAGTAGCGGCAGAACCAGAAAAAGTTGAAACACCTAAGGAAGTTGTAAAGGAAGAAAAACCTGTTGAAAAAGAGGTAGTTCAACCTGTACAACCACCAGTTGCTGTTACTGAGAAAAAAGAAGAAAAACCTGTTGTAGAGAAAAAGGAAGTTAAGCCAGAAGTAGTGGTTCCTGTAGAAAAAGCACCAGTTGCAAAAACAGAACCTGCTGTGGTAACACCTCCAGTTGAAGAATCTATAACAACACAATATCAAAAATTATCTGGAACTACTCTTACAGGTCAAACAATTGATTTATCTCAATTTAATAAACCTAAAAAGAAGAAAGAAGATCCAAAGATAACTCCTAATAAACCAGGAGCTCCAGGAGCAGCGAATAACGCTAATAAAAATAAGCGTAAAAGAATTGTTCCTAAACCAGGTGCACCTAGACCGGCAACGCCTCCGGGAACACCAAATCCTAACAAAATTACTCCTAATACAGGAGGAGCTGGAGGAGGATTTAATGCTAACAGAAGTTCAAGACCAGGTTTTGTAAAAGGAAACCGCCCTGCAATTGTAGCTAAGGTTGAGCCTACTGAAGAGGAAGTAAAAAACCAAATTAGAGAGACACTTGAAAAACTTCAAGGTAAAGGTGGTAAATCAAAAGCTGCTAAATATCGTAGAGATAAAAGAGATACGCACCGTCAGAAATCTGATGATGAGCAAAGAGCTTTAGATGAAGGAAGTAAAACTATTAAGGTTACTGAATTTGTTACTGTAGGTGAAATTGCTATCATGATGGATGTGCCAATTACCAAAGTTATTGGTACTTGTATGTCACTTGGAATCATGGTTACCATGAATCAGCGTCTTGATGCAGAAACATTAACTATTGTAGCTGATGAGTTTGGTTACGAAGTTGAGTTTATTACTGTAGATATCGAAGAAGCTATCGAGGTAGTTGAAGATAGAGAAGAAGACTTAGTAGTTAGAGCGCCAATTGTAACTGTAATGGGTCACGTCGATCACGGTAAAACATCTTTACTGGATTATATCCGTAAAGAAAATGTTATCGCTGGTGAGTCTGGAGGTATTACACAGCATATTGGAGCATACGGAGTAACATTGGATAATGGTCAAAAAATTGCATTTTTAGATACACCAGGTCACGAAGCGTTTACTGCGATGCGTGCACGTGGAGCTCAAGTTACGGATGTTGCTATTATTGTAATTGCGGCTGATGATGATATCATGCCACAAACAAAAGAGGCAATTAGCCATGCGCAAGCAGCTGGAGTGCCAATTATATTTGCTATCAATAAAGTTGATAAGCCAAATGCTAATCCAGAGAAAATAAAAGAAAAATTAGCAAGTATGAATTTACTTGTTGAGGATTGGGGAGGAAAAATCCAATCACATGATATTTCTGCAAAAACTGGATTAGGTGTTAAAGAATTATTAGAAAAAGTATTATTAGAGGCAGAGATTTTAGATTTAAAATCGAACCCAAATAAACCAGCACAAGGAACTGTTGTTGAAGCTTTCTTAGATAAAGGAAAAGGATATGTTTCTACTATCTTGGTTCAACACGGAACACTTAAAATTGGAGATTATATGTTGGCTGGAAAGCATCATGGTAAAATTAAAGCCATGCATGATGAAAGAGGGCATACAGTTTTAGAAGCGGGTCCATCAACTCCAGTATCAGTTTTAGGTTTAGATGGTGCAGCAACTGCTGGTGATAAGTTTAATGTATTTGCAGATGAAAAAGAAGCGAAACAAATTGCTTCAAAACGTTCTCAATTAATGCGTGAACAATCTGTACGTACTCAAAGACATATTACGTTAGATGAAATCGGACGTCGTATTGCTCTTGGTCAATTTAAAGAATTGAACGTAATCCTTAAAGGAGATGTTGATGGTTCTGTAGAAGCATTGTCAGATTCGTTCTCTAAATTGTCTACTGAAGAAATTCAAATTAATATTATCCATAAAGGAGTTGGAGCGATTACTGAAACTGACGTTATGTTGGCTTCTGCATCAGATGCGATTATTATCGGATTTAATGTTCGTCCAGCAGGTAATGCAAGACAATTAGCAGATAAAGAAGAAATTGATATCCGTTACTACTCTATTATCTATGCTGCTATCGATGACTTGAAAGATGCAATGGAAGGAATGTTAGCTCCAGAGATGAAAGAAGAAGTTCTTGGTACTGCAGAAATTAGAGAGATATTCAAAATTTCTAAAGTTGGATCTATTGCAGGATGTATGGTAATGGATGGTAAAATAGCAAGAAACTCTAAAATTAGAGTTATCAGAGATGGTGTTGTTGTATTTACTGGAGAATTGTTAGCATTAAAACGTTTCAAAGATGATGTTAAAGAAGTTAGTAAAGGATACGATTGTGGTATTCAAATTAAAAACTTTAATGATATCGAAGAGCGTGATGTAATAGAAGCTTACCACGAAGTAGCAATCAAAAAGAAATTGAAATAA
- a CDS encoding SPOR domain-containing protein, which translates to MRILTPRKKALYTLLLLISAYNINAQDQNITLNQDPKFEQLLNEKRKINASISVNDSYKIQIFSGKSDEAKKTLSDFKQEFKNIDGTIIFNTPNYKVLVGNFKSKIEAERNLIEIKRRYKNVFLIKPSK; encoded by the coding sequence ATGAGAATTTTAACTCCTAGAAAAAAAGCACTTTACACATTATTACTACTGATTTCAGCCTATAACATTAATGCGCAAGATCAAAACATTACACTAAATCAAGACCCAAAATTCGAACAATTACTGAACGAAAAACGAAAAATTAACGCGTCAATTAGCGTTAACGACAGCTATAAAATCCAGATTTTTAGTGGTAAGAGTGACGAAGCAAAAAAAACCTTGAGCGACTTTAAACAAGAGTTCAAAAACATAGATGGAACCATTATTTTCAATACACCAAATTACAAAGTTCTAGTTGGTAATTTTAAAAGCAAAATTGAAGCTGAAAGAAACTTAATTGAGATCAAAAGAAGATACAAAAACGTATTTCTCATCAAACCAAGCAAATAA
- a CDS encoding c-type cytochrome, producing MEKVGNHNSISRKLFLSLGLTLIFSLTSFAQDAAAPAAPEAAPVATQGGDPVKGKELFNANCAACHKLDAKSTGPALRGVSERHDKAWLYKWIHNSSEMIKAGDPLAVKLFEENNKSVMTSFPQLSTGDIDNIIAYTSEPKAEAPAATATTAVPGTGGESGAISNNVILGALALVMGMLVVMLYLVNNVLRKVAKANGIDVAPKEPRVSLWKAFARNQFLVLVASIFLLLASGYFVYGYLMQVGVDQNYEPIQPIHYSHKIHAGDNEINCKYCHSASRVSKTAGIPSLNVCMNCHKNISEVAESTATPEYSKAFYDEQIQKLYNAVGWDKTTQTYTGKTQPVKWVRIHNLPDFVYFNHSQHVTVAGIECQTCHGPVQEYEIMKQYSKLTMGWCIDCHRKTDVKMEGNEYYTKIHEELSKKYGVEKLTAAQMGGLECGKCHY from the coding sequence ATGGAAAAGGTGGGTAACCATAATTCGATCTCAAGGAAATTATTTTTAAGCTTAGGGCTAACGTTAATTTTCTCGCTAACTTCATTTGCACAAGATGCTGCTGCTCCAGCAGCGCCTGAAGCTGCTCCAGTAGCAACTCAGGGAGGTGATCCGGTAAAGGGTAAAGAACTTTTTAATGCAAATTGTGCTGCATGTCATAAACTAGATGCTAAATCGACAGGTCCCGCTTTGAGAGGGGTGTCGGAAAGACATGATAAAGCTTGGCTTTACAAGTGGATTCATAATAGCTCTGAAATGATCAAGGCAGGCGATCCTCTAGCTGTTAAACTTTTTGAAGAAAACAACAAGTCAGTAATGACTTCGTTTCCTCAATTATCTACAGGAGATATAGATAATATTATCGCATATACTTCTGAGCCTAAGGCTGAAGCTCCAGCTGCTACTGCTACTACAGCCGTACCAGGAACTGGAGGAGAAAGTGGGGCTATTTCTAATAATGTTATCCTAGGAGCTCTTGCTCTAGTAATGGGTATGTTAGTAGTAATGCTTTACTTAGTGAACAACGTATTGAGAAAGGTTGCGAAAGCAAACGGAATCGATGTTGCTCCAAAGGAACCTAGAGTTTCTTTATGGAAAGCATTTGCTAGAAATCAATTTTTGGTTTTAGTTGCTTCTATATTCTTGCTATTGGCAAGTGGTTATTTTGTATACGGTTACTTAATGCAAGTAGGTGTAGATCAGAATTATGAGCCAATTCAGCCAATACATTATTCTCATAAAATTCACGCAGGTGATAACGAGATCAATTGTAAATATTGCCACTCTGCTTCACGTGTAAGTAAAACTGCTGGTATTCCATCTTTGAATGTTTGTATGAACTGTCATAAAAACATTTCTGAAGTTGCTGAATCAACTGCTACTCCTGAGTACAGCAAAGCGTTCTACGACGAACAAATACAAAAATTATACAATGCTGTTGGTTGGGATAAAACAACTCAAACATATACAGGGAAAACGCAACCAGTAAAATGGGTTCGTATTCATAATTTACCTGATTTTGTGTATTTTAATCACTCACAACACGTTACTGTTGCTGGTATCGAATGTCAAACTTGTCACGGTCCAGTACAAGAGTATGAAATCATGAAACAATATTCTAAATTAACAATGGGATGGTGTATTGATTGCCATAGAAAAACTGATGTTAAGATGGAAGGGAATGAGTATTATACTAAAATACATGAAGAGCTTTCTAAGAAATACGGTGTAGAGAAATTGACTGCAGCGCAAATGGGAGGTTTAGAGTGTGGTAAATGCCACTATTAA
- a CDS encoding TAT-variant-translocated molybdopterin oxidoreductase, with the protein MSSNKKYWKSVEELDENSSIVEALRNNEFVEEIPTDEFLGNAGALASSSTSRRDFLKYVGFSTAAVTLAACEGPVHKSIPYVLQPEQIIPGVADYYATTVFDGFDFANLLVKTREGRPIKIDNNTISGAKFSANARIHASILSLYDSMRLKEPKLEGKNATWSAVDLKIKSSIAEANAKGGQIVLLTNTLASPSTEKLIAEFIAKNPNAKHVVYDAVSSSSALDAFETVYGERALVNYDFSKASLIVSVGADFLGDWQGGGYDSAYAQGRIPRNGKMSRHFQLEANMTLSGAAADKRLPMSTANQKQALVLIYNIVTGSSVAVNLDSQFKAEVTKAAQQLKAAGSKGVLVSGIQDKNAQLLVLAINQVLASEAFTTSETRQIRKGSDAKVAQLINDMKAGSVHTLLMSGVNPIYTLADSESFATGLKKVKTSVAFSLKEDETALLSTIAAPVPHYLEAWNDVSITKGTYGLTQPTIRPIFDTKQFQDVLLSLTGASGTFYDYIKANASGIIAGSSWNKVLHDGIFVGSSTALSAGSVDYSAAANAVSQSKALGDFELVLYTKTGMGDGQQANNPWLQEFPDPITRVSWDNYVTVSNADAKKLDITNEIVANGGLNGSYATITTADGVKLENVPVIVQPGQAVGTIGLALGYGRKAALKEEMIVGLNAYSLYKGFNDIQSVKLAKASGEHEFACVQGQKTLMGRGDIIKETSLEIFNTKDAEFWNEQPKVSLDHNEVAATSVDLWDSFDRSTGHHFNLSIDLNACTGCGACVIACHAENNVPVVGKSEVRRSRDMHWLRIDRYYSSESTFAGDNERKENIAGLSSSLSTFNEMEKAGDNPQVSFQPVMCQHCNHAPCETVCPVAATSHGRQGQNQMAYNRCVGTRYCANNCPYKVRRFNWFLYNKNSEFDYHMNDDLGRMVLNPDVNVRSRGVMEKCSMCIQMTQATILKAKNEGRSVVDGEFQTACSNACSSGAMIFGDVNDKDSQVTKLAADDRMYHLLEHVGTKPNVIYHVKVRNT; encoded by the coding sequence ATGTCATCAAACAAAAAATACTGGAAAAGTGTTGAAGAGCTAGACGAAAATAGTTCTATTGTTGAGGCGCTTAGAAATAACGAATTTGTTGAAGAAATTCCTACTGATGAATTTTTAGGAAATGCTGGAGCTTTGGCTTCATCTTCAACATCACGTCGTGACTTTTTAAAGTACGTTGGGTTTAGTACTGCGGCAGTTACACTTGCAGCTTGCGAAGGCCCTGTTCACAAATCGATACCTTATGTACTACAACCAGAACAAATCATACCTGGAGTAGCAGATTATTATGCGACTACTGTTTTTGATGGTTTCGATTTTGCTAATCTTTTAGTAAAAACACGTGAAGGGCGTCCTATTAAAATTGACAATAACACAATTTCAGGAGCGAAATTTTCAGCCAATGCTAGAATTCATGCGTCTATATTATCGTTATACGATAGTATGCGTTTGAAAGAACCTAAGTTGGAAGGAAAAAATGCAACTTGGTCTGCTGTTGATTTAAAAATTAAATCTAGTATTGCTGAGGCAAATGCTAAAGGTGGGCAAATTGTATTATTAACAAATACTTTGGCAAGTCCATCGACTGAAAAATTAATAGCTGAGTTTATAGCTAAAAACCCTAATGCAAAACATGTTGTTTATGATGCAGTATCGTCATCATCTGCTCTAGATGCATTTGAAACGGTTTATGGTGAAAGAGCTTTAGTTAATTACGATTTCTCAAAAGCATCACTTATCGTTTCGGTAGGAGCTGACTTTTTGGGTGATTGGCAAGGAGGAGGGTATGACTCTGCTTATGCACAAGGTCGTATTCCTAGAAATGGGAAAATGTCTCGTCACTTCCAATTAGAAGCAAACATGACTTTGTCTGGTGCTGCTGCTGATAAGCGTTTGCCTATGTCAACTGCAAATCAAAAACAAGCATTAGTACTTATATATAATATTGTAACAGGTTCTTCTGTTGCTGTTAATTTAGACAGCCAGTTTAAAGCTGAAGTTACAAAAGCAGCTCAACAATTAAAAGCAGCTGGTTCAAAAGGAGTATTAGTATCAGGTATTCAAGATAAAAATGCTCAGTTATTAGTTTTGGCTATCAACCAAGTGTTGGCAAGTGAAGCTTTTACTACTTCTGAAACAAGACAAATAAGAAAAGGATCTGACGCAAAAGTTGCTCAATTAATTAATGATATGAAAGCTGGAAGCGTTCATACTTTACTTATGAGTGGTGTTAATCCAATTTATACATTAGCAGATAGCGAATCTTTCGCTACAGGATTGAAAAAAGTTAAAACATCAGTTGCTTTTTCTTTAAAAGAAGATGAGACTGCTTTACTTTCTACAATTGCTGCTCCAGTTCCTCATTACTTAGAAGCTTGGAATGATGTATCTATCACAAAAGGAACTTATGGTCTTACTCAACCGACTATTCGTCCTATATTTGATACAAAACAATTTCAAGATGTTTTATTATCTCTAACAGGAGCTTCTGGAACTTTTTATGATTATATCAAAGCAAACGCTTCTGGAATAATTGCAGGTTCTAGCTGGAATAAAGTATTACATGATGGTATCTTTGTTGGAAGTTCTACGGCACTTTCTGCAGGTTCTGTTGATTATAGTGCGGCTGCAAATGCAGTATCACAATCAAAAGCTTTAGGTGATTTCGAATTAGTATTGTATACTAAAACGGGAATGGGAGATGGACAACAAGCAAACAATCCTTGGTTGCAAGAGTTTCCAGATCCAATCACAAGAGTTTCTTGGGATAATTATGTAACAGTTTCTAATGCGGATGCTAAGAAATTAGATATAACTAATGAAATTGTTGCTAATGGTGGTTTAAACGGAAGTTATGCTACTATCACAACAGCTGATGGAGTTAAACTTGAAAATGTACCAGTAATTGTTCAACCAGGACAAGCGGTAGGTACTATCGGATTGGCTTTAGGTTACGGACGTAAAGCTGCTCTAAAAGAAGAAATGATTGTAGGTTTAAATGCTTACTCTTTATATAAAGGTTTTAATGACATTCAATCTGTGAAGCTTGCAAAAGCTAGTGGAGAACATGAGTTTGCTTGTGTACAAGGTCAAAAAACATTAATGGGAAGAGGAGATATTATTAAAGAAACCTCTCTTGAAATATTCAATACTAAAGATGCTGAATTTTGGAACGAACAACCAAAAGTATCTTTAGATCATAATGAAGTAGCAGCTACATCTGTAGATTTATGGGATTCATTTGATCGTTCTACAGGACATCACTTTAACCTTTCTATAGATTTAAATGCTTGTACAGGATGTGGGGCTTGTGTTATAGCTTGTCACGCTGAAAACAATGTACCAGTAGTAGGTAAATCAGAGGTAAGAAGAAGTCGTGATATGCACTGGTTGCGTATCGATAGATACTATTCTTCTGAAAGTACTTTTGCTGGAGATAACGAAAGAAAAGAAAATATCGCGGGATTGTCAAGTTCATTGTCTACATTTAACGAAATGGAAAAAGCTGGAGATAATCCACAAGTTTCTTTCCAACCGGTAATGTGTCAGCATTGTAATCATGCGCCTTGTGAAACTGTTTGTCCAGTTGCGGCAACTTCACATGGTCGTCAAGGACAAAACCAAATGGCTTATAACAGATGTGTTGGTACTCGTTACTGTGCTAATAACTGTCCGTATAAAGTACGTCGTTTTAACTGGTTCTTGTACAACAAAAACAGTGAATTTGATTATCACATGAATGATGATTTAGGTCGTATGGTATTAAACCCAGACGTAAACGTTCGTTCTCGTGGAGTTATGGAGAAATGTTCTATGTGTATTCAAATGACACAAGCTACAATATTAAAAGCTAAGAATGAAGGTAGATCAGTAGTTGATGGAGAATTCCAAACAGCTTGTTCTAATGCTTGTTCTTCTGGAGCGATGATATTTGGAGATGTAAATGATAAAGATAGCCAAGTGACTAAATTAGCCGCTGATGATAGAATGTATCATTTATTGGAGCATGTTGGAACAAAACCTAATGTGATTTATCACGTTAAAGTTAGAAATACTTAG
- the nrfD gene encoding NrfD/PsrC family molybdoenzyme membrane anchor subunit gives MSSHYEAPIRKPLVIGDKSYHDVTVDVAAPVEGKANKHWWIVFTIALTAFLWGLGCIIYTVSTGIGTWGLNKTVGWAWDITNFVWWVGIGHAGTLISAVLLLFRQRWRMAINRSAEAMTIFSVVQAGLFPIIHMGRPWLAYWVLPIPNQFGSLWVNFNSPLLWDVFAISTYLSVSLVFWWTGLLPDFAMLRDRAVTPFNKRVYSILSFGWSGRAKDWQRFEEVSLVLAGLATPLVLSVHTIVSMDFATSVIPGWHTTIFPPYFVAGAVFSGFAMVNTLLIIMRKVSNLEAYITVQHIELMNIVIMITGSIVGVAYITELFVAWYSGVEYEQYAFLNRATGPYWWAYWSMMTCNVFSPQFMWFKKLRTSIMFSFIISIVVNIGMWFERFVIIVTSLHRDYLPSSWTMFSPTFVDIGIFIGTIGFFFVLFLLYSRTFPVIAQAEVKTILKGTGDNYIRERANKDSHHE, from the coding sequence ATGTCGTCTCACTACGAAGCACCCATTAGAAAACCTTTAGTTATAGGTGATAAATCTTATCACGATGTAACTGTAGATGTAGCTGCACCTGTTGAAGGTAAAGCAAATAAACATTGGTGGATTGTATTTACAATCGCATTAACAGCTTTCCTTTGGGGATTAGGCTGTATAATTTACACCGTATCTACAGGTATCGGAACATGGGGATTAAATAAAACAGTTGGTTGGGCTTGGGATATCACAAACTTTGTTTGGTGGGTAGGTATTGGTCACGCCGGAACTTTGATTTCAGCAGTATTATTACTTTTCCGTCAACGATGGAGAATGGCGATTAACCGTTCAGCTGAAGCAATGACAATTTTCTCTGTTGTACAAGCAGGTTTATTTCCAATTATTCACATGGGACGTCCATGGTTAGCATACTGGGTATTACCTATACCAAACCAATTTGGTTCATTATGGGTAAACTTTAACTCACCATTACTTTGGGACGTTTTTGCAATCTCTACGTATCTTTCAGTATCATTAGTTTTCTGGTGGACTGGTTTATTACCTGATTTTGCTATGCTACGTGATAGAGCAGTAACACCTTTTAATAAAAGAGTTTATTCTATCTTGAGTTTTGGATGGAGCGGTAGAGCAAAAGACTGGCAACGTTTTGAAGAAGTATCTTTAGTACTTGCAGGTTTAGCTACTCCACTTGTACTTTCTGTACACACAATTGTATCTATGGACTTTGCTACATCTGTAATTCCAGGATGGCATACTACAATTTTCCCTCCTTACTTCGTTGCAGGAGCGGTTTTCTCAGGATTTGCAATGGTAAACACCTTGTTGATCATTATGAGAAAAGTTTCTAACCTTGAAGCTTATATTACAGTCCAACATATCGAATTAATGAATATCGTAATCATGATTACGGGTTCTATCGTAGGGGTTGCTTATATTACTGAGTTATTTGTAGCTTGGTATTCAGGAGTAGAATACGAGCAATATGCATTCTTAAATAGAGCTACTGGACCTTACTGGTGGGCATATTGGTCAATGATGACATGTAACGTTTTTTCTCCACAATTCATGTGGTTCAAAAAACTAAGAACAAGTATCATGTTCTCATTTATAATTTCGATTGTTGTAAACATCGGAATGTGGTTTGAAAGATTCGTAATTATTGTTACTTCTTTACATAGAGATTATCTTCCATCTTCTTGGACAATGTTTTCACCGACATTTGTTGATATTGGAATTTTCATCGGAACAATTGGATTCTTCTTCGTATTGTTTTTACTTTACTCTAGAACATTCCCAGTTATTGCTCAGGCAGAGGTGAAAACTATTTTGAAAGGAACAGGAGATAATTACATAAGAGAAAGAGCAAATAAAGATTCACATCATGAGTAA
- a CDS encoding DUF3341 domain-containing protein codes for MSNKVIYAIYNDDDILMDAVKKTRAAHHHIEEVFTPFPVHGLDKAMGLAPTRLAICSFLYGCVGITVATTMMSYIMIHDWPQDIGGKPSFSFIQNMPAFVPIMFEMTVFFAAHLMVITFYMRSRLWPFKEAENPDVRTTDDHFLMEVAVNNNEEELVSFFQNTGAVEVKVIEKN; via the coding sequence ATGAGTAATAAAGTAATATACGCCATTTATAATGACGATGATATTTTGATGGATGCTGTAAAGAAAACTAGAGCTGCACATCATCATATTGAAGAGGTATTTACTCCATTTCCGGTACACGGATTGGATAAAGCAATGGGCTTAGCGCCAACAAGATTAGCAATATGTTCTTTCTTATACGGATGTGTTGGTATAACTGTAGCGACTACGATGATGAGTTATATTATGATTCATGATTGGCCTCAAGATATTGGTGGAAAACCAAGTTTCAGTTTCATTCAAAACATGCCAGCATTCGTGCCAATTATGTTTGAAATGACTGTGTTTTTCGCAGCTCACTTAATGGTAATTACTTTTTATATGAGAAGTAGATTATGGCCATTTAAAGAAGCAGAAAACCCGGATGTTAGAACAACAGATGACCATTTCTTAATGGAAGTTGCTGTTAACAATAACGAAGAAGAATTAGTTTCTTTTTTCCAAAACACGGGAGCTGTAGAAGTTAAAGTAATAGAAAAGAATTAA
- a CDS encoding c-type cytochrome codes for MKGIYKITLLVGITILVSSCHNISAPNYQYFPNMYESLAYEPYAEASIFKGGKEAQLPVNGTINRGFEPYEYENSTAGYELAKANLKSPLDSLDRKSEKGKELFEIYCMSCHGATGNGKGKLVEREKFLGVPSYKDREITEGSIFHVETYGLNAMGSHANQLSTHERWLVADYVLKLKSQL; via the coding sequence ATGAAAGGTATATATAAAATAACACTTTTAGTTGGTATAACTATTTTAGTTTCATCTTGCCACAATATTTCGGCACCAAACTATCAGTACTTCCCTAATATGTATGAGTCTTTAGCGTATGAACCATATGCAGAAGCTAGCATTTTTAAAGGAGGAAAGGAAGCTCAACTTCCAGTAAACGGAACTATAAATAGAGGTTTTGAGCCTTATGAATATGAGAATTCTACAGCAGGTTATGAATTGGCTAAAGCTAATTTAAAATCACCTTTAGATTCTTTAGATAGAAAATCAGAAAAAGGAAAAGAACTTTTTGAAATCTATTGTATGAGTTGTCATGGTGCAACTGGAAATGGAAAAGGTAAATTGGTAGAAAGAGAAAAATTCCTTGGAGTTCCTAGCTATAAAGATAGAGAAATCACTGAAGGAAGTATTTTTCATGTTGAGACTTACGGATTAAATGCAATGGGTTCTCATGCAAATCAATTAAGTACTCACGAACGTTGGTTAGTTGCTGACTATGTTCTAAAACTAAAAAGCCAATTATAA